Proteins encoded together in one Streptomyces umbrinus window:
- a CDS encoding MerR family transcriptional regulator, translating into MATDIEEPTLTVDELAARAGVTVRTVRFYGTRGLLPPPVIGPRRVGHYGQDHLSRLALIEELQHQGMTLAAIERYLQQLPEGLSAHDLAIHRAVVASWAPDSAEEVSRAELVRRAGRPLGAEDLDRLVAMSVVREAADPGTYRVDLGLLRLGVQLLDVPIAHETILAARTVLLKHTRAAAHELSLLFRDEVSERESVEAMKDLSAHMQPLVVQALLTTFQRSLKEELREWLTEES; encoded by the coding sequence ATGGCGACGGACATCGAGGAGCCGACGCTCACGGTCGATGAGCTGGCCGCGCGGGCGGGGGTCACGGTACGGACCGTGCGGTTCTACGGCACGAGGGGGCTGCTGCCGCCGCCCGTGATCGGGCCGCGCCGGGTGGGCCACTACGGCCAGGACCATCTGTCCCGGCTCGCCCTCATCGAGGAGCTGCAGCACCAGGGGATGACGCTCGCCGCGATCGAGCGCTATCTGCAGCAGTTGCCGGAGGGGCTCAGCGCCCATGACCTGGCCATCCACCGGGCCGTGGTGGCCTCCTGGGCGCCGGACTCGGCGGAGGAGGTGAGCCGCGCGGAGCTGGTGCGCCGGGCGGGGCGACCGCTTGGCGCGGAGGATCTGGACCGGCTCGTCGCGATGAGCGTCGTCAGGGAGGCGGCCGACCCGGGTACGTACCGCGTGGACCTAGGGCTGCTGCGGCTCGGCGTCCAGCTGCTCGACGTGCCGATCGCGCACGAGACGATCCTCGCCGCGCGCACGGTCCTGCTGAAGCACACGCGCGCCGCGGCCCACGAGCTGTCCCTGCTGTTCCGGGACGAGGTGTCCGAGCGCGAGTCCGTCGAGGCGATGAAGGACCTGTCCGCTCACATGCAACCGCTCGTGGTGCAGGCGTTGTTGACGACCTTTCAGCGGTCACTGAAGGAAGAGCTGCGGGAGTGGCTCACCGAGGAGTCCTGA
- a CDS encoding macro domain-containing protein: MSEITYVRGDATTPLGKGVKLIAHVCNDIGGWGKGFVLALSDRWPEPETAYRRWHRERAGNDFALGATQFVKVDRYMWVANMIGQRGTKTGSKGVPVRYEAIDTALAPLADKALELGASVHMPRIGCGLAGGKWSRVEPLINERLIAKGIKVTVYDHGD; this comes from the coding sequence ATGTCGGAGATCACGTACGTCCGGGGCGACGCCACCACCCCGCTGGGCAAGGGCGTCAAACTGATCGCCCATGTCTGCAACGACATCGGGGGCTGGGGCAAGGGCTTCGTCCTCGCCCTGTCGGACCGCTGGCCGGAGCCGGAGACGGCCTACCGCCGCTGGCACCGCGAGCGCGCGGGCAACGACTTCGCCCTGGGCGCGACCCAGTTCGTCAAGGTCGACCGATACATGTGGGTGGCCAACATGATCGGCCAGCGGGGCACGAAGACCGGCAGCAAGGGCGTCCCCGTCCGCTACGAGGCGATCGACACGGCCCTCGCCCCACTGGCCGACAAGGCCCTCGAACTGGGCGCATCCGTCCACATGCCCCGCATCGGCTGCGGACTGGCGGGCGGAAAGTGGTCACGAGTGGAGCCACTGATAAACGAGCGACTCATAGCAAAAGGCATCAAGGTGACGGTGTACGACCACGGCGACTGA